From the genome of Euzebya sp., one region includes:
- the purE gene encoding 5-(carboxyamino)imidazole ribonucleotide mutase codes for MGSDSDLAVMEAAVEVLDDFDVPHEVRIISAHRTPDVMAAYGTEAAGRGVKVLIAGAGGAAHLPGMLAAYTVLPVIGVPVPVGHLQGVDAILSIAQMPKGVPVATVAIGGARNAGLLAIRILATGDPALAQRLADSIAETHERVVETDARVRARFAGESPGFGFTG; via the coding sequence ATGGGGTCGGACTCCGACCTGGCGGTCATGGAGGCGGCCGTCGAGGTCCTCGACGACTTCGACGTCCCCCACGAGGTGCGGATCATCTCCGCCCACCGGACCCCCGACGTGATGGCGGCCTACGGCACCGAAGCGGCGGGTCGGGGGGTGAAGGTGCTCATCGCCGGCGCGGGAGGGGCGGCGCACCTGCCCGGCATGCTCGCGGCGTACACGGTGCTGCCGGTGATCGGCGTCCCGGTCCCCGTCGGGCACCTGCAGGGCGTCGACGCGATCCTCTCCATCGCCCAGATGCCGAAGGGCGTGCCGGTCGCCACCGTCGCCATCGGGGGCGCGCGGAACGCCGGGCTGCTGGCCATCCGGATCCTCGCGACCGGCGACCCCGCCCTGGCTCAGCGGCTGGCCGATTCGATCGCCGAGACCCACGAGCGGGTGGTGGAGACCGATGCCCGCGTCCGCGCCCGCTTCGCCGGCGAATCACCCGGCTTCGGCTTCACCGGCTGA